One part of the Neisseria zalophi genome encodes these proteins:
- a CDS encoding IS5 family transposase, translating into MSTFFQQTAQAMIAKHIDRFPLLKLEQVIDWQPVEQYLNRQKTRYIRDHRGRPAYPLLAMFKAVLLGQWHSLSDLELEHSLITRIDFNLFCHFDEMNIPDHSTLCRYRNWLAQDNTLAELLDLINRQLTEKGLKVEKAQAAVIDATIIQTAGSKQRQSIEVDSEGEITGQTTPSKDKDARWVKKNGHHQLGYKQHTRTDAEGYIEKLHITAGNAHECKHLLPLLAGIAKETTVYADKGYDSAENRKYLEEYKLKDGIMSKSHRNRPLTEAQTRRNKHLSKTRYVVEQSFGTLHRKFRYARAAYFGLDKVAAQSHLKAICLNLLKAANRLRAPIAA; encoded by the coding sequence ATGAGTACGTTCTTTCAGCAAACCGCCCAAGCCATGATTGCCAAACACATTGACCGCTTTCCTTTATTAAAGCTCGAACAGGTAATTGATTGGCAGCCGGTAGAGCAGTATCTGAATCGTCAGAAAACCCGTTATATCCGAGACCACCGCGGCCGTCCCGCCTATCCCTTATTGGCTATGTTTAAAGCCGTTTTACTCGGCCAATGGCACAGTCTTTCCGACCTCGAACTCGAACACAGTCTTATTACCCGTATTGATTTCAACCTGTTTTGTCATTTTGACGAGATGAATATTCCCGATCACAGTACCCTTTGCCGTTACCGCAACTGGCTGGCACAAGACAATACCTTGGCCGAACTGTTGGATTTGATTAACCGCCAACTGACTGAGAAAGGCTTAAAGGTAGAGAAGGCACAGGCTGCCGTTATTGATGCGACGATTATTCAGACGGCCGGCAGTAAACAACGTCAGTCCATAGAGGTTGATAGCGAAGGAGAGATAACCGGTCAAACCACACCGAGCAAAGATAAAGATGCCCGTTGGGTGAAGAAGAACGGTCATCATCAATTAGGCTATAAGCAGCACACCCGTACCGATGCGGAAGGTTACATTGAGAAGCTGCATATTACAGCGGGCAATGCCCATGAGTGCAAACATCTGTTGCCTTTATTGGCAGGCATTGCCAAAGAGACAACGGTCTATGCGGATAAAGGTTATGACAGTGCGGAAAACAGAAAGTATCTGGAAGAATATAAACTGAAAGACGGCATTATGAGTAAATCCCATCGCAACCGTCCGCTGACGGAAGCGCAAACCCGCCGCAACAAACATTTATCGAAAACCCGTTATGTAGTGGAACAGAGTTTCGGTACGCTGCACCGTAAATTCCGCTATGCCCGGGCAGCCTACTTCGGGCTGGATAAAGTAGCGGCGCAAAGTCATCTGAAAGCGATATGTTTGAACCTGTTGAAGGCGGCCAACAGGCTACGTGCGCCTATTGCTGCCTAA
- the ftsB gene encoding cell division protein FtsB, which translates to MKWVTLVLIAAIVWFQYSLWLSKGGWRDMWRLEDQVAEQEQKNQSLTLRNNALQAEVDDLAEGEDAIAEIARVDLGYIRDGEVYYRLVRR; encoded by the coding sequence ATGAAGTGGGTCACTTTGGTTTTAATTGCCGCGATAGTGTGGTTTCAATATAGCCTCTGGCTTTCTAAAGGCGGCTGGCGCGATATGTGGCGTTTGGAAGATCAAGTGGCAGAGCAGGAACAAAAAAACCAATCGCTTACCTTGCGCAATAACGCCTTGCAGGCCGAAGTCGACGACTTGGCAGAAGGTGAAGACGCTATTGCCGAGATTGCACGGGTTGATTTGGGTTATATTCGTGATGGAGAAGTTTACTATCGGTTAGTGCGCCGTTAG
- the eno gene encoding phosphopyruvate hydratase, translated as MSAIVDIFAREILDSRGNPTVECDVLLESGVMGRAAVPSGASTGQKEALELRDGDKSRYLGKGVLQAVEHVNNEIAQALIGLDASEQSYIDQVMIELDGTDNKGRLGANATLAVSMAVARAAAEDAGLPLYRYLGGAGPMAMPVPMMNVINGGAHANNSLDIQEFMIMPVGAKSFREALRCGAEVFHALKKLCDSKGFPTTVGDEGGFAPNLNSHEEALQLMQEAVAAAGYTVGEDVVFALDCASSEFYKDGKYHLSAEGLALTSEEFADYLAKLVDAYPIISIEDGMDENDLAGWKHLTEKLGGKVQLVGDDLFVTNPKILAEGIEQGIANALLVKVNQIGTLSETLKAVELAKRNRYTSIMSHRSGETEDSTIADLAVATNCMQIKTGSLSRSDRMAKYNQLLRIEEELAEAAYYPGKAAFYQLGK; from the coding sequence ATGAGCGCGATTGTTGATATTTTTGCCCGAGAAATTCTGGATTCACGCGGCAACCCCACCGTTGAGTGTGATGTGTTGTTAGAGTCCGGCGTGATGGGGCGTGCCGCCGTACCTTCCGGTGCTTCCACCGGCCAAAAAGAAGCGTTGGAACTGCGTGACGGCGATAAAAGCCGCTATTTGGGCAAAGGTGTTTTGCAGGCGGTGGAACATGTCAACAATGAAATCGCCCAAGCGCTGATCGGCTTGGATGCCTCCGAACAAAGCTATATCGACCAAGTGATGATTGAACTGGACGGTACGGATAATAAAGGCCGTTTGGGTGCCAATGCTACCTTAGCCGTATCCATGGCGGTTGCCCGTGCCGCTGCCGAAGATGCAGGTTTGCCGCTTTACCGTTATTTGGGTGGTGCCGGCCCGATGGCGATGCCCGTGCCGATGATGAACGTGATTAATGGCGGCGCACATGCCAACAACAGCTTGGATATCCAAGAATTTATGATTATGCCGGTTGGCGCGAAAAGCTTCCGCGAAGCATTGCGTTGCGGTGCCGAAGTGTTCCACGCTTTGAAAAAATTATGCGATAGCAAAGGGTTCCCGACTACGGTGGGTGACGAAGGCGGTTTTGCGCCCAACCTCAACAGCCATGAAGAAGCTTTGCAATTGATGCAGGAAGCCGTTGCAGCCGCAGGTTACACGGTTGGCGAAGATGTTGTGTTTGCTTTGGATTGCGCTTCCAGCGAATTTTATAAAGACGGCAAATATCATCTGAGCGCAGAAGGCTTGGCTTTAACCAGCGAAGAATTTGCCGATTATCTGGCTAAATTGGTGGATGCTTATCCGATTATCTCTATTGAAGACGGTATGGATGAAAACGATTTGGCCGGTTGGAAACACCTCACTGAAAAACTGGGCGGCAAAGTGCAATTGGTTGGCGATGATTTGTTTGTAACCAATCCTAAAATTTTGGCAGAAGGCATCGAGCAGGGTATTGCCAATGCTTTATTGGTTAAAGTGAATCAAATCGGTACCTTAAGCGAAACATTGAAAGCCGTTGAATTGGCCAAACGCAACCGCTATACCAGCATTATGAGTCACCGTTCCGGCGAAACCGAAGACAGCACCATTGCCGATTTGGCCGTTGCTACCAACTGTATGCAGATTAAAACCGGTTCGTTGAGCCGTTCCGATCGTATGGCTAAATACAACCAATTGCTGCGGATTGAAGAAGAGTTGGCAGAAGCCGCGTATTACCCCGGCAAAGCCGCTTTCTATCAATTAGGCAAATAA
- the guaB gene encoding IMP dehydrogenase, whose product MRIVEKAYTFDDVLLVPAHSQVLPRDVKLKTPLTREITLNIPLLSAAMDTVTEAKLAISMAQEGGIGIIHKNMSIEKQAGAVAKVKRHESGIVKDPVTIAPEMLIRELVEMLSKRKRKMSGLPVVDNGKVVGLVTNRDLRFEKRLDQPVSAIMTPRDRLVTVPEGTSIDDARDVMHEHKVERVLVVNDAWELKGLITVKDILKTTEFPNANKDSDGRLRVGAAVGVGADTDERVKALVEAGVDVLVVDTAHGHSQGVLDRVRWVKQNFPQVQVIGGNIATAQAARDLVAAGADAVKVGIGPGSICTTRIVAGVGVPQLTAIHNVSEALKGTGVPMIADGGIRFSGDIAKALAAGASCVMLGGMFAGTEEAPGEIELYQGRSYKSYRGMGSLGAMSQGSSDRYFQDKEDNADKYVPEGIEGRVPYKGPIVQIIHQLMGGLRSSMGYLGCATIAEMHEKAKFVEITSAGMSESHVHDVQITKEAPNYHR is encoded by the coding sequence ATGCGTATCGTAGAAAAAGCTTATACTTTTGACGATGTTTTGCTGGTTCCTGCACATTCCCAAGTGCTGCCGCGAGACGTTAAACTCAAAACCCCGCTCACACGCGAAATCACATTAAACATTCCCCTGCTTTCTGCCGCTATGGATACTGTAACCGAAGCCAAGCTGGCCATTTCAATGGCTCAGGAAGGCGGTATCGGTATTATTCATAAGAATATGTCGATAGAAAAGCAAGCCGGCGCTGTGGCGAAGGTAAAACGCCATGAGAGCGGCATTGTGAAAGATCCGGTGACCATTGCGCCGGAAATGTTGATTCGCGAACTGGTGGAAATGCTGTCGAAGCGCAAACGTAAAATGTCCGGTTTGCCTGTGGTGGACAACGGCAAAGTGGTCGGCTTGGTAACCAACCGCGATTTGCGTTTTGAAAAACGCTTGGATCAGCCGGTTTCCGCCATTATGACCCCCCGCGACCGCTTGGTGACTGTGCCGGAAGGTACCAGTATCGACGATGCCCGCGACGTGATGCACGAGCATAAAGTCGAACGTGTCTTGGTGGTTAACGATGCTTGGGAATTAAAAGGCTTGATTACGGTTAAAGATATTCTGAAAACCACAGAATTCCCAAATGCCAATAAAGATTCAGACGGCCGTTTACGTGTCGGTGCCGCCGTGGGTGTCGGTGCGGATACCGATGAACGGGTGAAAGCATTGGTTGAAGCCGGTGTGGATGTATTGGTGGTAGATACCGCCCACGGTCACAGCCAAGGCGTGTTGGACCGCGTTCGTTGGGTAAAACAAAACTTCCCGCAAGTTCAGGTAATCGGCGGTAATATTGCGACGGCACAGGCAGCGCGTGATTTAGTAGCGGCCGGTGCGGATGCAGTGAAAGTGGGTATTGGCCCGGGCTCTATTTGTACGACCCGTATTGTGGCCGGTGTCGGTGTACCGCAATTGACTGCGATTCACAATGTATCGGAAGCTTTGAAAGGCACGGGCGTGCCGATGATTGCAGACGGCGGTATCCGTTTTTCAGGCGATATTGCCAAAGCATTGGCGGCAGGGGCTTCCTGTGTGATGCTGGGCGGTATGTTTGCCGGTACGGAAGAAGCGCCGGGTGAAATCGAACTGTATCAAGGCCGTTCGTATAAGTCTTATCGCGGCATGGGTTCGTTGGGCGCGATGAGTCAAGGTTCGTCCGACCGTTATTTCCAAGATAAAGAAGACAATGCCGATAAATATGTACCCGAAGGTATTGAAGGCCGTGTACCGTACAAAGGGCCGATTGTTCAGATTATCCACCAATTAATGGGCGGCTTGCGCTCAAGTATGGGTTATTTGGGTTGTGCCACCATTGCCGAAATGCACGAGAAAGCCAAATTTGTGGAAATCACTTCGGCCGGTATGAGCGAATCGCATGTTCACGATGTACAAATTACCAAAGAAGCACCGAATTATCACCGTTAA
- a CDS encoding DUF4124 domain-containing protein gives MLISASFATAQVYTWKGQSGSNNYSDVPLNLKPTNSGVVNIRTRTVTQPTLVQQEAEPGSLADKQKELNDAISAENKKVEEQNKKVDEQNRQQKEENCKIARMNRQFAETARIANREAFIARYDEDVAKFCSN, from the coding sequence ATGCTTATATCCGCAAGTTTTGCAACCGCCCAAGTCTACACATGGAAAGGGCAAAGCGGCAGCAATAATTATTCTGATGTTCCTTTAAATTTAAAACCCACTAACTCAGGTGTTGTCAATATACGCACCCGCACCGTTACCCAACCAACTCTTGTACAACAAGAAGCCGAACCTGGCTCTTTGGCGGATAAACAAAAAGAACTCAACGATGCTATTTCAGCAGAAAATAAAAAAGTTGAAGAACAAAATAAAAAAGTAGACGAACAAAACCGCCAGCAAAAAGAAGAAAACTGTAAGATTGCCCGTATGAACCGGCAATTTGCCGAAACCGCTCGAATTGCAAACCGTGAGGCCTTTATTGCCCGCTATGATGAAGATGTTGCCAAATTCTGTAGCAATTAA
- a CDS encoding L-lactate permease has protein sequence MSLLNTFLALLPILTVFILLVVMRLPAKVSMLAAYVVTALLALFAWNAALPTVAAATVNGVIVALTILYIVFGAILMLNTLKESGALKSIRRGFTDISPDRRVQVIIAAWLFGSLIEGSSGFGTPSAVVAPLLLALGFPAMAAVMSVLVIQSTPVSFGAVGTPLLLGVNTGISNKADVASTIAPATVEQYLLQITGNVGLLHALIGFLIPLILSGMLTRFFGEKRSFAEGLKAWKFALFAGIAFTVPYFLVARFLGPEFPSLVGGFIGLLLVVPAARRGLFMPKEVFDFPASNKWDPLWTGTLKADNSDDDKQPTFSVFRAFSPYVIVIVLLVLTRIIAPLKAFLVGDMTTIKLVNLFGTQISSKVQFGYSPGTILILVSIACIFIFKMDMKNFKRGWGDAGKTLIAAAPALFFAVPMVQVFINSQSADMEALNALPSMPMVLAQNAALAFESFWPNVSPWIGALGAFIAGSNTISNMMFSYFQFSTAQQIGLNADLSSIVVAAQAIGGAAGNMISVHNVVAAAAVVGLLNREGEVLRKTLIPMTYYVIQAGFLAQALITGAIGWWIVAVAFPLVFFALMSAFKGKHA, from the coding sequence ATGAGTTTGCTTAATACTTTTTTGGCGCTGTTGCCGATTCTGACGGTATTTATACTGTTGGTCGTCATGCGTCTGCCTGCCAAAGTCTCGATGTTGGCCGCCTATGTGGTCACGGCATTGTTGGCTTTGTTTGCTTGGAATGCGGCATTGCCTACCGTGGCTGCAGCTACGGTTAATGGTGTGATTGTTGCATTAACCATCTTGTATATTGTATTCGGTGCAATTCTGATGCTGAATACCTTGAAAGAAAGCGGTGCCTTGAAGTCTATCCGTCGGGGCTTTACCGATATTTCACCCGACCGCCGTGTGCAAGTGATTATTGCCGCATGGTTGTTCGGTTCGTTAATTGAAGGTTCGTCCGGTTTCGGTACACCGTCTGCCGTTGTGGCACCATTGCTTTTAGCTTTGGGCTTCCCTGCGATGGCCGCGGTAATGTCGGTATTGGTCATTCAATCTACGCCCGTATCATTCGGTGCGGTAGGTACACCGTTACTGTTGGGTGTGAATACAGGTATCAGCAATAAAGCCGATGTAGCCAGTACCATTGCTCCTGCTACGGTGGAGCAATATCTGTTGCAAATTACCGGTAATGTAGGCTTATTGCATGCCTTAATCGGCTTCTTGATTCCCTTGATTCTGAGCGGTATGCTGACTCGCTTTTTCGGTGAAAAACGTTCGTTTGCCGAAGGCTTGAAAGCTTGGAAATTTGCTTTGTTTGCAGGTATTGCATTTACTGTGCCTTATTTCTTGGTTGCCCGTTTCTTAGGTCCGGAATTCCCTTCTTTAGTGGGCGGTTTTATCGGCTTGTTGTTGGTGGTTCCTGCTGCCAGACGCGGCTTGTTTATGCCGAAAGAGGTTTTTGATTTCCCGGCAAGCAATAAATGGGATCCGTTATGGACCGGTACGCTGAAAGCCGACAACAGTGATGATGACAAGCAGCCTACTTTCTCTGTATTCCGTGCGTTTTCACCTTATGTGATTGTGATTGTGTTGTTAGTGTTAACTCGTATTATCGCCCCGCTGAAAGCATTTTTGGTTGGTGACATGACCACGATTAAATTGGTGAATCTGTTCGGTACTCAAATATCTAGTAAAGTACAATTCGGTTACTCACCCGGTACGATTCTGATTTTGGTTTCAATCGCTTGTATTTTCATTTTCAAAATGGATATGAAAAACTTCAAACGCGGTTGGGGTGATGCCGGTAAAACATTGATTGCCGCAGCACCGGCGTTGTTCTTCGCCGTGCCGATGGTTCAAGTGTTTATTAACTCGCAATCTGCCGATATGGAAGCATTGAATGCATTGCCGTCTATGCCTATGGTGTTGGCGCAAAATGCCGCTTTAGCCTTTGAAAGCTTCTGGCCGAATGTGTCGCCGTGGATTGGTGCTTTGGGTGCGTTTATTGCGGGTTCGAATACCATTAGTAATATGATGTTCTCTTACTTCCAGTTCTCAACTGCGCAACAAATCGGTTTGAATGCGGATCTGTCTTCTATCGTTGTGGCAGCCCAAGCGATTGGCGGTGCGGCCGGTAATATGATTTCCGTACATAACGTGGTAGCGGCTGCTGCCGTAGTCGGCTTGCTGAACCGTGAAGGTGAAGTATTGCGTAAAACACTGATTCCGATGACTTACTATGTAATTCAGGCCGGTTTCTTGGCACAAGCATTGATTACCGGTGCTATCGGCTGGTGGATTGTGGCCGTTGCTTTCCCGCTGGTATTCTTCGCCTTGATGTCTGCGTTTAAAGGCAAGCATGCTTAA
- a CDS encoding LutB/LldF family L-lactate oxidation iron-sulfur protein, with protein MNTETIHFHPKPETFKQNSVGALADKPLRKSLRTAMDMLMTKRKNVLSDEYELQALRTLCEHIRQRSLARLPELLEQLESKLTQLGVNVHWAETPEEACRIIDGIMEAHNGRLMVKGKSMVSEEIELNHYLEAQGKRAVESDLGEYIVQMAGEKPTHIVMPAIHKTKQQVSELFHDNLNTPLTDDVDELTGIARRALRDIYRTADVGLSGVNFAVAETGTLCLVENEGNGRLTTTVPPVHIAITGIEKVVAKLTDIPPLYSLLPRSAIGQPITTYFNMITGPRRSEELDGPQEMHLVLLDNGRSQAFADEQMRKTLQCIRCGACMNHCPVYTRIGGAAYGTTYPGPIGEIISPHLMGLESTKDLPTASSLCGACAEVCPVRIPIPELLMRLRTEAQRSPDEKVLHPVRGQGASHNMGEQLAWRTFNGIFGGKKAYRAFGWAATKFRALTPSKQLGWTQNHIPLKPAAKTLHQLVAERQQRH; from the coding sequence ATGAACACAGAAACCATACACTTTCATCCGAAACCGGAAACGTTTAAACAAAATTCCGTTGGGGCATTAGCTGATAAACCGTTGCGTAAAAGTTTGCGCACGGCAATGGATATGTTGATGACCAAGCGTAAAAACGTTTTATCGGATGAATACGAACTGCAGGCACTGCGTACTTTATGTGAGCATATCCGCCAACGTTCCCTTGCACGGCTGCCTGAATTATTGGAGCAGTTGGAAAGCAAATTAACACAGTTGGGCGTGAATGTTCACTGGGCGGAAACCCCGGAAGAGGCCTGCCGTATTATCGACGGTATTATGGAAGCACATAACGGCCGCTTGATGGTTAAAGGCAAATCCATGGTTAGCGAGGAAATCGAGCTGAACCATTATTTGGAAGCACAAGGAAAACGTGCTGTAGAAAGCGATTTGGGTGAATATATTGTTCAAATGGCCGGTGAGAAGCCTACCCATATTGTGATGCCTGCTATTCATAAAACCAAACAGCAGGTCAGTGAATTGTTTCACGATAATTTGAACACCCCGCTGACTGATGATGTGGATGAGCTGACAGGCATTGCCCGCCGTGCTTTGCGTGATATTTACCGTACGGCCGACGTAGGATTGAGTGGCGTGAACTTTGCGGTTGCCGAAACCGGTACCTTGTGTTTGGTTGAAAACGAAGGCAACGGCCGTCTCACCACGACTGTACCACCGGTACATATTGCAATTACCGGTATTGAAAAAGTGGTGGCAAAATTAACCGATATCCCGCCGCTATACAGCCTGTTGCCACGCAGTGCCATTGGCCAGCCGATTACCACTTATTTCAATATGATTACCGGTCCGCGCCGTAGTGAAGAGTTGGACGGGCCGCAGGAAATGCATTTGGTGCTGTTGGATAACGGCCGCAGTCAGGCTTTTGCCGACGAACAGATGCGCAAAACTCTGCAATGTATCCGTTGCGGTGCTTGTATGAACCATTGCCCGGTTTATACCCGTATCGGCGGGGCAGCATACGGAACTACGTATCCGGGGCCGATTGGTGAGATTATTTCACCGCACCTGATGGGGCTGGAATCGACAAAAGACTTGCCGACCGCTTCTTCTTTATGCGGTGCGTGTGCCGAAGTTTGCCCCGTGCGCATTCCGATTCCCGAATTGTTGATGCGCCTGCGTACAGAAGCGCAGCGTTCTCCAGATGAAAAAGTATTGCATCCGGTAAGAGGGCAGGGAGCTTCGCACAATATGGGCGAACAGCTTGCATGGCGTACGTTTAACGGTATTTTCGGTGGAAAAAAAGCCTATCGTGCGTTTGGCTGGGCTGCAACCAAATTCCGTGCGTTAACGCCGTCCAAGCAACTAGGTTGGACACAAAACCACATTCCATTAAAGCCTGCTGCAAAAACGCTGCATCAATTGGTGGCGGAAAGACAGCAAAGGCACTAA
- a CDS encoding LutC/YkgG family protein: protein MSARENILSKLRQAAATPMPEPDTDAYYRELSPHWDNETERLKHWAKAMRSVKTEIHWVRPDNWTDVLVQVAAEKGLRNILLPIQTAHGEQAAAALGFADMEFKVFDREIEHWKDEFFNEIDAGFTDVRCGIAHTGTLMLWPSEKQPRSQSLVPPVHICLFDTSKMYDDFYSAMQGENMADNMPTNLVLVSGPSKTADIQLTLAFGAHGPRDMVVLAVLPPHISPDDLDE, encoded by the coding sequence ATGAGCGCCCGTGAGAATATTTTAAGCAAATTACGGCAGGCGGCCGCCACGCCTATGCCGGAACCTGATACCGACGCTTATTATCGTGAGTTGTCGCCGCATTGGGATAATGAAACGGAACGTTTGAAGCATTGGGCAAAAGCCATGCGCAGTGTGAAAACCGAAATCCACTGGGTGCGTCCGGATAATTGGACGGACGTATTGGTGCAAGTGGCGGCAGAAAAAGGATTGCGCAATATTTTATTACCGATTCAGACGGCACATGGTGAACAAGCGGCTGCTGCTCTCGGCTTTGCGGATATGGAGTTCAAAGTATTCGATCGTGAAATCGAGCATTGGAAAGATGAGTTTTTCAATGAGATTGACGCAGGGTTTACAGATGTTCGCTGCGGTATTGCACATACGGGCACTTTAATGTTGTGGCCGTCTGAAAAACAGCCGCGTAGTCAGAGCTTGGTGCCGCCTGTACACATCTGTCTGTTTGATACAAGCAAGATGTACGATGATTTTTACAGTGCTATGCAGGGTGAGAATATGGCGGACAATATGCCGACTAACCTTGTGTTGGTATCCGGCCCCTCAAAAACAGCCGATATCCAATTAACTTTGGCATTTGGGGCGCACGGGCCGCGCGATATGGTCGTATTGGCCGTTTTGCCGCCACACATCAGTCCGGATGATTTGGACGAATAA
- a CDS encoding (Fe-S)-binding protein has translation MNTTITLPTDVYFFGTCLLDIFMPEAGIDAITLLEQQGIRVHFPMAQSCCGQPAFSSGHPKDSFEVAKAQLDLFPNPWPVVVPSGSCGGMMKHHWPTLFKGSIYERQANEIAGRVVEFTHFLLDIGYEPQDKGEPAKVAVHTSCSARREMNVHLSGWALVDKLKNVERVVHDHESECCGFGGTFSVKHPDISGAMVSDKVASLKATEAVEIISADAGCMMNIGGKIAKDEADMPKPKHIATFLLERTGGKV, from the coding sequence ATGAACACAACCATTACTTTACCAACCGATGTTTATTTTTTCGGTACCTGCCTGTTGGATATTTTCATGCCCGAGGCCGGTATTGATGCGATAACCCTACTCGAACAGCAAGGCATACGCGTACATTTTCCGATGGCGCAAAGTTGCTGCGGGCAACCGGCATTTTCCTCAGGGCATCCTAAAGATTCGTTTGAAGTGGCTAAAGCACAGCTGGATTTATTTCCGAATCCGTGGCCTGTGGTTGTACCGTCCGGATCATGTGGGGGTATGATGAAGCACCACTGGCCAACTTTGTTTAAAGGCAGTATTTACGAGCGTCAGGCCAATGAAATTGCCGGTAGAGTGGTCGAATTCACCCACTTTTTACTGGATATCGGCTACGAACCTCAAGATAAAGGCGAGCCGGCCAAGGTGGCGGTGCATACGTCTTGTTCGGCACGCCGTGAAATGAATGTACATCTATCCGGTTGGGCCTTGGTCGATAAACTGAAAAACGTTGAACGTGTCGTTCACGACCATGAAAGCGAATGCTGCGGCTTCGGCGGTACATTTTCCGTGAAGCATCCCGACATTTCAGGGGCGATGGTCAGCGATAAAGTGGCTTCGTTAAAAGCGACGGAAGCTGTAGAAATTATTAGTGCCGATGCGGGCTGTATGATGAATATCGGTGGCAAGATTGCCAAAGATGAAGCCGATATGCCTAAGCCTAAGCATATTGCAACATTTCTATTGGAACGTACGGGAGGCAAAGTATGA
- a CDS encoding FadR/GntR family transcriptional regulator, with amino-acid sequence MNINQHTTANIRLPGIGMQIASILEERILQNVYPIGSKLPPERALAAEFDVSRQSIRSALRILAVRGMLHTRQGDGHYVSGEVEKNFHYGWEDLIDEHQGMENEVLDFRRGIEGMLAALAAQRRTESDLIRMQMWLDKLKEAYAHNDLDQQSAADVAFHQTIAEAAHNILFTRLSDGLLRLLTSQTKRNLGNMFGVSDIHMRLTDQHEAIYTAIRQQNVEAAMQAAYQHLDYVQSSLLLQREQQEREAVSHALAAGDKYKPGFK; translated from the coding sequence ATGAATATAAACCAGCACACCACAGCCAATATCAGACTACCCGGAATCGGTATGCAAATCGCTTCTATTTTGGAAGAAAGAATTTTACAAAACGTGTATCCGATTGGTAGCAAATTACCACCCGAGCGGGCATTAGCAGCAGAATTTGATGTTTCCCGCCAGTCTATCCGTTCCGCATTACGTATTTTAGCCGTGCGTGGTATGCTGCACACGCGTCAAGGAGACGGTCATTACGTTTCCGGCGAGGTGGAAAAAAATTTCCACTATGGCTGGGAAGATTTAATTGATGAACATCAGGGCATGGAAAACGAAGTCCTGGATTTCCGTCGCGGCATCGAAGGAATGTTGGCTGCCTTAGCCGCCCAAAGGCGTACTGAATCAGACCTGATAAGAATGCAAATGTGGTTGGATAAATTAAAAGAAGCCTATGCACACAACGACCTTGATCAACAATCAGCAGCAGATGTGGCTTTTCATCAAACTATCGCCGAAGCGGCACACAATATCTTATTTACCCGTCTTTCAGACGGCCTGCTACGCTTACTGACCAGCCAAACCAAACGTAACCTAGGCAATATGTTCGGCGTATCCGATATACACATGCGACTTACTGACCAACATGAAGCCATCTATACAGCTATCCGACAACAAAACGTAGAGGCAGCCATGCAAGCAGCCTATCAACATTTAGATTATGTACAAAGCAGCCTGCTCCTCCAGCGTGAACAACAAGAGCGTGAAGCAGTTTCCCATGCTCTTGCTGCCGGAGATAAATATAAACCCGGCTTTAAATAA